From the Psychrobacillus sp. FSL K6-4046 genome, one window contains:
- a CDS encoding IS110 family transposase, whose translation MSQMLVGIDVSLRSHHVHFMHGEGHTLADFSVSNDTEGANTLIQKLLGTAEKNQCEHIKIGLEATDQYSWHVAHYLKNQLHNYEPTFQTAVYMLNARKVSRFKKGYDTLPKNDRIDAWVIADHLRFGRLPHEMQETLQYEALRRLTRTRFHLMHEVARNKTYMMNQLFLKFSGLRQDNPFSNTFGTTSLAVIEELDPETIAEMPLEELVEFLQEKGKKRFAEPEEIAKYLQKLARNSFRLDKAMADPVNISLSVILSTIRHMESQVKRLDKEIERMMKGFTQTLTSVKGIGPVYAAGLLAEIGDIKRFDDHHALAKYAGLVWTQYQSGEFEAENTSRMRTGNKYLRYYLVQAADAVRKYDTEYKAFYQKKYQEVTKHQHKRALVLTARKLVRLVHSLLRTNQLYIPPERRD comes from the coding sequence ATGTCACAAATGCTAGTCGGTATCGACGTGAGTTTGCGCTCCCATCATGTCCATTTCATGCATGGAGAGGGACATACGCTCGCTGATTTTTCTGTTTCCAATGATACAGAAGGTGCGAACACCTTAATTCAAAAGCTTTTAGGAACAGCGGAAAAAAATCAGTGCGAACATATTAAAATTGGATTAGAAGCGACAGACCAGTATAGCTGGCACGTTGCTCATTATTTAAAGAATCAATTGCACAATTATGAACCAACGTTTCAAACAGCGGTTTATATGTTAAATGCACGTAAAGTATCTCGCTTTAAAAAGGGGTACGATACGTTACCGAAAAACGATCGAATTGACGCCTGGGTAATTGCGGATCATTTACGCTTTGGACGTCTGCCACATGAAATGCAAGAAACCTTACAATATGAAGCACTTCGTCGTTTAACACGTACCCGATTCCATCTAATGCATGAAGTTGCACGTAATAAAACCTACATGATGAACCAACTGTTTTTAAAGTTTAGTGGCCTACGCCAAGATAACCCGTTCTCGAATACATTCGGTACGACCAGTCTCGCTGTCATTGAAGAGCTAGATCCGGAAACCATTGCCGAGATGCCTTTAGAAGAACTGGTTGAGTTCTTACAGGAGAAAGGCAAAAAACGTTTTGCCGAGCCAGAAGAAATCGCTAAATATCTTCAAAAGCTTGCACGTAATTCCTTTCGATTAGACAAGGCCATGGCTGATCCCGTTAACATCTCACTATCCGTGATTTTAAGTACGATTCGCCATATGGAATCCCAAGTCAAACGTTTGGATAAGGAAATCGAGCGTATGATGAAAGGTTTCACCCAAACATTAACTTCCGTAAAAGGCATTGGACCCGTGTACGCAGCCGGCTTGCTCGCCGAAATTGGAGATATCAAGCGTTTTGATGACCACCACGCATTAGCGAAATATGCTGGACTCGTTTGGACACAGTATCAATCTGGCGAATTTGAAGCCGAAAATACTAGCCGGATGCGAACCGGCAATAAATACCTACGGTATTATCTTGTACAAGCAGCAGATGCGGTACGTAAATATGACACTGAATATAAAGCCTTTTATCAAAAGAAATACCAAGAAGTAACCAAGCACCAACATAAACGCGCTCTCGTCTTAACCGCTAGAAAACTAGTACGCCTCGTGCATTCGCTACTACGCACGAATCAGCTGTACATACCACCAGAAAGGAGAGACTGA
- a CDS encoding TldD/PmbA family protein yields the protein MLKQSIIENVLEAALSTGGDFSEIFVEDKYVNQLVLQSNKLEKSNSGRDFGIGIRIFLGLQSIYTYTTDFSEEGLIQAAKRAAHAIQGGSAGIIHPLQKEIIQPLHTIALKPRSVENLRKVSVMRQANDIARGFDPRIKQVGIRYIDEEQNVLIANSEGKFVEDTRVYSRLSIQATASDGIEMQTGFYGPGAHAGFEFIENLNLEHYAGEAARIAVNMLGAEECPSGKFPVIIDNEFGGVIFHEACGHGLEATSVAKNNSVFANRIGERVAPDIVSYIDDGTLPNEWGSLNIDDEGEKTQKNVLIENGILKGYLIDKFNARRMNAKPTGSSRRQSYRYNPTSRMTNTFIAPGSSTPEEIIASTEYGIYAKYMGGGQVNPATGDYNFAVMEGYIVKNGEIAQPIRGATLIGNGAKTLQLVDRVGNNLAHGAGMCGSISGSLPVNVGQPMIRVSEITVGGTKGE from the coding sequence ATGTTAAAACAGTCCATTATAGAAAACGTATTGGAGGCAGCACTTTCTACCGGAGGAGATTTTTCAGAGATTTTTGTAGAAGATAAATACGTGAATCAATTAGTACTACAAAGCAACAAACTAGAAAAAAGTAATTCGGGTAGAGATTTTGGTATTGGTATTCGTATATTTTTAGGGTTACAGAGTATTTATACGTATACTACTGATTTTTCAGAAGAAGGTTTAATACAAGCAGCCAAGCGAGCAGCCCATGCCATCCAAGGCGGTTCTGCTGGAATCATTCATCCACTTCAAAAAGAAATTATTCAGCCACTACATACTATTGCTTTAAAGCCTCGTAGTGTAGAAAATCTTAGAAAAGTATCTGTCATGAGACAAGCAAATGATATTGCCAGAGGCTTTGATCCTCGTATTAAACAGGTAGGAATACGCTATATAGACGAGGAACAGAATGTTTTAATCGCAAATTCAGAAGGAAAGTTTGTAGAAGATACTCGTGTATATAGCCGACTATCTATTCAAGCCACTGCTTCTGATGGTATTGAAATGCAGACTGGCTTTTATGGTCCAGGGGCTCATGCTGGGTTTGAATTCATAGAAAATCTTAACTTAGAACATTATGCCGGAGAGGCGGCTCGTATCGCAGTAAATATGCTTGGTGCTGAGGAATGTCCTAGCGGAAAGTTCCCAGTTATTATTGACAACGAATTTGGAGGAGTTATTTTTCATGAGGCATGCGGTCATGGCCTAGAGGCTACATCGGTTGCCAAAAACAATTCTGTTTTTGCTAATCGAATAGGTGAAAGAGTTGCTCCTGACATTGTATCCTATATTGACGATGGTACATTACCTAACGAATGGGGTTCATTAAATATTGATGATGAAGGTGAAAAAACTCAAAAGAACGTATTAATTGAAAATGGTATTTTGAAAGGCTATCTGATTGATAAATTTAATGCTAGAAGAATGAATGCAAAGCCAACGGGTTCTTCACGTCGACAATCATATAGATACAACCCTACGTCACGAATGACTAACACATTTATCGCACCTGGGTCTTCTACTCCGGAAGAAATAATAGCTTCTACAGAATATGGAATCTATGCTAAATATATGGGCGGTGGGCAAGTTAACCCTGCCACTGGAGACTACAACTTCGCAGTTATGGAAGGTTATATAGTTAAGAATGGAGAAATAGCTCAACCAATCCGTGGTGCTACGCTAATTGGAAATGGGGCAAAGACATTACAACTAGTAGATCGTGTCGGAAATAATCTTGCTCACGGTGCTGGAATGTGCGGTTCCATTAGTGGAAGCCTTCCAGTTAACGTAGGACAGCCCATGATTCGTGTAAGTGAAATCACTGTTGGTGGAACAAAGGGGGAATAA
- a CDS encoding TldD/PmbA family protein, with product MMNTTDFQKELLKQAKATGFSEAEAYYERSDSFKCMIFNGEVDSYETSEEAGIGFRGLYNGNMGYAYTEKIDESSIAFLVEKAKANADILDESDNSSIFEGSKEYVQHSFYNPELKKIGIPEKIELIKAIEQKVLAYDPRITTLNYCMLEDFNSERLMINNKGLSLQDERNGLYIFVSAVVKADNEMKTGHVIKMTRDFHTLNADEIATELAKEALSYLGGKTIPSGKYPVVFRHDAAASLLAIFSEIFSAENTQKDQSLLKGKVGEKIGSDLLTLIDDPFHPDAFSGSSFDGEGVATKKRTIISNGTLETILHNRKTAKIDGCESTGNAYKSSYKGTLTIAPQNLYIAPGEQNREQILGNLPNGIYITNLSGLHSGTNTISGDFSVEATGYHIKDGNIESPINQMTIAGNFYYLMKTIDAIASDLTFQPGGYGSPSLLVKELAVTVD from the coding sequence ATGATGAATACAACAGACTTTCAAAAAGAGCTGCTTAAACAAGCAAAAGCCACTGGATTTTCTGAAGCAGAAGCTTACTACGAAAGATCAGATTCGTTTAAATGTATGATTTTTAATGGAGAAGTAGATAGTTATGAAACTTCTGAAGAAGCTGGCATAGGGTTTAGAGGTCTGTATAACGGAAACATGGGCTATGCTTATACAGAAAAAATAGATGAGAGCTCGATTGCCTTCTTAGTAGAAAAAGCTAAGGCTAACGCTGATATCTTAGATGAAAGTGATAATTCTTCTATTTTCGAGGGAAGTAAAGAATATGTCCAACATAGCTTTTATAATCCTGAATTAAAGAAGATAGGAATTCCTGAGAAAATTGAGCTTATAAAAGCCATTGAACAAAAAGTACTGGCATACGACCCAAGAATAACTACTTTAAACTATTGCATGCTAGAAGATTTTAATTCCGAACGATTAATGATTAATAATAAAGGCCTCTCTTTGCAGGATGAACGAAACGGACTTTATATTTTTGTATCGGCAGTTGTAAAAGCTGATAATGAAATGAAAACTGGACACGTTATTAAAATGACTCGTGATTTTCATACTTTAAATGCTGATGAAATTGCTACTGAGCTAGCAAAAGAAGCATTATCTTATTTGGGTGGTAAAACCATCCCTAGCGGTAAATACCCGGTCGTATTCAGACATGATGCCGCTGCTTCTCTCTTAGCTATCTTTTCTGAAATTTTCTCGGCTGAAAATACTCAAAAGGATCAATCCCTTTTAAAAGGAAAAGTTGGAGAGAAAATAGGATCAGATTTGCTGACTCTTATAGACGACCCTTTCCATCCTGATGCTTTTTCTGGATCTTCGTTTGATGGCGAAGGAGTAGCTACCAAAAAACGAACAATTATTTCTAATGGAACATTGGAAACTATTCTACACAATCGGAAGACTGCTAAGATTGATGGCTGCGAGTCCACTGGAAATGCATATAAGTCCTCTTACAAAGGTACTTTAACTATAGCACCGCAAAATTTATATATTGCTCCTGGGGAGCAAAACAGAGAGCAGATATTAGGTAATCTTCCAAATGGCATTTATATAACTAATTTATCTGGGCTACACTCTGGAACAAATACGATATCAGGTGACTTTTCAGTGGAGGCAACAGGTTATCATATAAAAGACGGTAATATCGAATCACCTATAAACCAAATGACTATTGCTGGAAACTTCTATTACCTTATGAAAACTATAGATGCCATTGCATCAGATCTTACCTTTCAACCTGGAGGTTATGGATCACCCTCTCTATTAGTAAAAGAGCTTGCTGTAACAGTAGACTAA
- the pyrE gene encoding orotate phosphoribosyltransferase, whose protein sequence is MTPEHKIAKALLEIGAVELKPNDPFTWASGIESPIYCDNRITMSSPVVRKEIAKGLAEAIQKNFPETEALAGTATAGIPHAAWVSDVLELPMMYVRSKAKEHGRGKQIEGKVVTGQKVVVIEDLISTGGSSLTAVEALQKAGLEVLGVVSIFTYGLPKAEESFKEAEIDFVSLTNFEALVNVAQEVGSITEADIPMLTKWHNDLKQGLLK, encoded by the coding sequence ATGACACCTGAACATAAAATTGCAAAAGCACTTCTTGAAATAGGAGCAGTAGAATTAAAACCAAACGATCCTTTCACGTGGGCATCGGGAATTGAATCACCCATTTATTGTGATAATCGTATAACGATGTCTTCTCCGGTCGTTCGCAAGGAGATTGCAAAAGGTCTTGCTGAAGCAATCCAAAAGAACTTTCCAGAAACTGAAGCCTTGGCGGGAACGGCGACAGCAGGGATTCCTCATGCGGCATGGGTAAGTGATGTATTAGAGCTTCCTATGATGTATGTACGCTCTAAGGCAAAGGAGCATGGTAGAGGAAAGCAAATCGAAGGGAAAGTAGTGACAGGTCAGAAGGTAGTAGTCATCGAAGATCTAATTTCCACTGGAGGAAGTAGCTTAACAGCTGTTGAAGCGCTTCAAAAAGCTGGGTTAGAAGTACTTGGAGTTGTAAGTATTTTTACATATGGACTTCCAAAAGCGGAGGAATCATTTAAAGAAGCAGAGATTGACTTTGTCAGCCTGACTAACTTTGAAGCTTTGGTTAATGTGGCGCAGGAAGTAGGATCTATTACAGAAGCCGATATTCCGATGCTTACTAAGTGGCATAATGATTTAAAGCAAGGGTTATTAAAATAA
- the pyrF gene encoding orotidine-5'-phosphate decarboxylase translates to MKNSPIIALDFSSAEEVYHFLTPFEHSLFVKVGMELFMQEGPAIVYKLKENGHNVFLDLKLHDIPNTVGQAMKGLARLGVDLINVHAAGGESMMARAREGLEAGTSVGKVRPAIIGVTQLTSTSEKQMQEEQLIKQTLEESVLHYARLSQKAGLDGVVCSVLEAKKIAEACGGDFLRVTPGIRLSTGEAHDQVRVATPSNARKLGSSHIVVGRAITEADNPVEAYKTILKMWEEQA, encoded by the coding sequence ATGAAAAACAGCCCCATTATCGCATTAGACTTTTCTTCAGCAGAGGAAGTGTACCATTTTTTAACCCCTTTTGAACATTCTCTGTTTGTGAAGGTGGGAATGGAGCTTTTTATGCAAGAAGGTCCAGCTATCGTTTATAAGCTAAAGGAAAATGGACACAACGTGTTTCTAGATTTAAAGCTACATGATATTCCAAACACCGTGGGGCAAGCAATGAAAGGGTTAGCTCGTTTAGGTGTTGATCTCATCAACGTCCATGCAGCAGGGGGAGAGTCTATGATGGCTAGAGCTCGAGAAGGTCTGGAAGCTGGTACATCAGTTGGAAAAGTAAGACCTGCTATTATAGGCGTTACGCAATTAACTTCCACTTCTGAGAAGCAAATGCAAGAGGAACAGCTGATTAAACAAACTCTGGAGGAATCTGTTCTTCATTATGCTAGGCTTTCCCAAAAAGCAGGATTAGATGGGGTAGTATGCTCTGTACTAGAGGCAAAGAAAATAGCAGAAGCCTGTGGGGGAGACTTTTTAAGAGTTACTCCAGGTATACGACTATCTACTGGAGAGGCACACGACCAAGTACGAGTAGCAACTCCTTCTAATGCTAGGAAGCTAGGCTCTTCTCACATTGTTGTTGGACGTGCAATCACAGAAGCAGATAATCCCGTAGAGGCTTATAAAACTATTCTAAAAATGTGGGAGGAACAAGCATGA
- a CDS encoding dihydroorotate dehydrogenase: MNRLAVELPGLSLKNPIMPASGCFGFGKEYAQLYDLSKLGAIMIKATTLETRLGNPTPRVAETPAGMLNAIGLQNPGLAKVMANELPWLEQYDVPIIANVAGTLTEDYVGVAEAISKAPNVYALELNISCPNVKQGGITFGTDPLIAEELTRAVKEVSSVPVYVKLSPNVTNVVEIAKAVEAGGADGITMINTLLGLRLDTRTGRPVIANVTGGLSGPAIKPVALRMVYDVAKQVSLPIIGMGGVSNIDDVIDFLSAGASAVAVGTANFVDPFICPTLIDQLPEKLDDLGYKTVNDLVGRSHRL, translated from the coding sequence ATGAATAGATTAGCTGTCGAATTACCAGGACTGTCATTAAAGAACCCGATTATGCCTGCTTCTGGGTGTTTTGGGTTTGGAAAGGAATATGCTCAACTCTATGATTTATCCAAATTAGGAGCTATCATGATTAAAGCAACAACCTTAGAAACACGACTAGGTAACCCAACTCCTCGAGTAGCTGAAACGCCTGCAGGGATGCTGAATGCGATTGGGCTACAAAATCCAGGACTAGCTAAGGTCATGGCAAACGAGCTGCCGTGGCTAGAACAATATGATGTGCCGATCATTGCAAACGTGGCTGGGACATTAACAGAGGACTATGTTGGTGTTGCTGAGGCTATTTCAAAGGCACCAAACGTATACGCTCTAGAGCTAAACATTTCCTGTCCAAACGTTAAACAAGGTGGAATTACGTTTGGCACAGATCCCCTAATAGCAGAAGAATTAACAAGGGCTGTCAAGGAAGTTTCAAGCGTTCCCGTCTATGTAAAATTGTCTCCAAATGTAACAAACGTAGTAGAAATCGCAAAAGCAGTAGAAGCTGGCGGTGCAGATGGTATAACGATGATTAATACGTTACTTGGTTTACGTTTAGACACTCGAACTGGTCGCCCTGTAATTGCTAATGTAACCGGCGGCTTATCAGGTCCTGCAATTAAGCCAGTCGCACTTCGTATGGTGTATGACGTTGCTAAACAAGTATCCCTACCAATTATCGGTATGGGCGGGGTGTCGAATATAGATGATGTCATAGACTTCCTATCTGCAGGAGCAAGTGCGGTTGCAGTAGGCACCGCTAACTTTGTTGATCCATTCATTTGTCCGACTTTAATCGATCAATTACCAGAAAAGTTAGATGACCTTGGATATAAAACAGTAAACGATTTAGTTGGAAGGAGCCATCGATTATGA
- a CDS encoding dihydroorotate dehydrogenase electron transfer subunit has protein sequence MIKQEQMIVVSQHKIATNIFRLTIKGQLVQEMKQPGQFVHVRVANQMEPLLRRPISICSIDSEASEFTMIYRADGRGTALLSEKKAGDYIDVLGPLGQGFPIEKAASGDKALLVGGGIGVPPLYELSKRLVEKGVEPIHVLGFQSENVVFYEELFNQLGETHIVTADGSYGHKGFVTNVLETMTDDFAVYYSCGPTPMLAAVEKMYPHKEGYLSFEQRMGCGIGACFACVCETTEKMDADYLKVCSDGPVFESGVIRV, from the coding sequence ATGATTAAACAGGAGCAGATGATTGTTGTATCTCAACATAAAATTGCGACGAACATTTTTAGGCTTACGATAAAGGGACAGCTCGTACAGGAGATGAAACAACCTGGCCAATTTGTTCATGTACGTGTGGCAAATCAAATGGAGCCACTACTACGAAGACCGATTAGTATTTGTTCTATCGATAGTGAAGCATCAGAATTCACGATGATTTACCGAGCAGATGGTAGAGGAACTGCGCTACTCTCAGAGAAAAAAGCAGGGGACTATATAGATGTACTCGGTCCATTAGGTCAGGGTTTTCCAATCGAAAAAGCTGCTTCAGGCGACAAGGCATTACTAGTAGGTGGAGGAATTGGAGTTCCTCCTCTCTACGAGTTATCTAAAAGATTAGTAGAAAAAGGTGTTGAACCGATTCATGTTCTAGGCTTCCAATCGGAAAATGTTGTTTTCTATGAGGAGCTATTTAACCAGCTTGGCGAAACACATATTGTTACAGCAGATGGAAGCTATGGTCATAAGGGATTTGTAACAAATGTTTTAGAGACGATGACGGATGACTTTGCTGTGTACTATAGCTGTGGTCCAACGCCTATGCTTGCTGCTGTGGAAAAAATGTATCCGCATAAAGAAGGCTATCTCTCCTTTGAACAACGAATGGGCTGTGGGATTGGTGCATGTTTTGCATGTGTATGTGAGACAACGGAAAAAATGGATGCTGACTATCTGAAGGTTTGTTCAGATGGTCCAGTCTTCGAGTCAGGAGTGATTCGAGTATGA
- the carB gene encoding carbamoyl-phosphate synthase large subunit encodes MPKRKDIETILVIGSGPIVIGQAAEFDYAGTQACISLKEEGYKVILVNSNPATIMTDTEIADKVYIEPITLPFVSKIIRKERPDAILPTLGGQTGLNMAIQLDESGILDELGIEILGTKLEAIHKAEDRDLFRTLMNELNEPVPESDIIHNLDEAKAFVERIGYPVIVRPAFTLGGTGGGICHNDTDLVEIVTSGLKYSPVTQCLLEKSIAGFKEIEYEVMRDSADNAIVVCNMENVDPVGIHTGDSIVVAPTQTLSDRENQMLRNVSLKIIRALKIEGGCNVQLALDPYSFQYYIIEVNPRVSRSSALASKATGYPIAKLAAKIAVGLTLDEMMNPVTGKTYACFEPALDYIVAKIPRWPFDKFESAKRNLGTQMKATGEVMSLGRTFEEAILKSVRSLETGHFHLEMKNSESITDEWIAKRIRRAGDERLFFIGEALRRGVSIEQIHEWSQIDLFFLNKLQNIVQYEKVIQENPFNQEILYKAKRMGFADKTIAKYWNVKEIEVYNFKKEHGITPVYKMVDTCAGEFESETPYFYGTYEEENESIRTDKESVIVLGSGPIRIGQGVEFDYATVHSVWAIKEAGYEAIIINNNPETVSTDFSISDKLYFEPLTVEDVMHIVDLEKPKGVVVQFGGQTAINLAEALEERGVKILGTTLEDIDRAENRNKFEAALHEIGIPQPLGKTAVSVEEAIEIANEISYPVLVRPSYVLGGRAMQIVYNEDEIKHYMENAVEASPEKPVLIDRYLTGTEVEVDAICDGENVLIPGIMEHIERAGVHSGDSIAVYPPQKLSQKHIDTLVDYTTRLARGLKIVGLMNIQYVISKDEVYVIEVNPRSSRTVPFLSKITSIPMANIATKAILGKSIVEQGFKTGLAPNSPGVYVKVPVFSFAKLRRVDITLGPEMKSTGEVMGKDITLEKALYKGLVAAGMEIKDHGSVLMTISDKDKEEATDIAKRFHAIGFRIIATEGTAKAIQEAGIPVDIVDKIGSKGTTLLDVIQKGEAQFVINTLTKGMQPERDGFRIRRESVENGIPCLTSLDTAEAMVRVIESMSFSTDTMKLQEVRA; translated from the coding sequence ATGCCTAAACGTAAAGATATAGAAACTATTTTAGTAATCGGATCTGGTCCAATTGTTATCGGTCAAGCTGCAGAGTTTGACTATGCGGGGACACAAGCATGTATTTCCCTTAAAGAAGAAGGCTACAAAGTAATATTAGTAAACTCAAATCCAGCAACTATTATGACAGATACAGAAATTGCAGACAAAGTATATATTGAACCTATTACTCTTCCATTTGTGAGTAAGATCATTCGCAAAGAGCGTCCAGATGCAATCCTTCCAACTTTAGGAGGACAGACAGGTTTGAACATGGCGATTCAATTAGATGAATCAGGTATATTGGATGAGTTAGGAATTGAAATTCTTGGTACAAAACTAGAGGCGATTCATAAAGCAGAGGATCGTGACTTATTCCGTACGTTAATGAATGAATTGAATGAACCAGTACCGGAAAGTGATATTATCCACAACCTAGACGAAGCAAAGGCGTTTGTAGAGCGAATCGGATACCCAGTAATAGTAAGACCGGCCTTTACCTTAGGAGGAACCGGGGGAGGTATTTGTCACAATGATACAGATCTAGTGGAAATCGTAACTAGTGGTTTAAAGTACAGCCCTGTGACTCAATGTCTACTAGAAAAATCGATTGCTGGCTTCAAAGAGATTGAATATGAAGTAATGCGAGATTCAGCTGATAATGCAATCGTTGTTTGTAATATGGAAAATGTTGACCCAGTAGGCATTCATACGGGAGACTCGATTGTAGTAGCTCCGACACAAACATTGTCGGACCGTGAAAACCAAATGCTTCGAAATGTTTCCTTAAAGATTATCCGTGCGCTGAAAATCGAAGGTGGATGTAATGTGCAGCTTGCTTTAGATCCATATAGCTTCCAGTACTATATTATTGAAGTTAACCCACGTGTAAGTCGTTCATCAGCACTTGCATCAAAGGCAACTGGCTATCCAATCGCGAAGCTTGCAGCAAAAATTGCAGTAGGACTTACACTAGATGAAATGATGAATCCTGTAACTGGAAAGACATACGCTTGCTTCGAGCCAGCTTTAGACTATATTGTTGCAAAAATTCCTAGATGGCCGTTCGATAAATTCGAATCAGCAAAACGTAACCTTGGAACACAAATGAAGGCAACCGGAGAAGTAATGTCGCTAGGACGTACATTTGAAGAGGCAATCTTAAAATCTGTTCGTTCATTAGAAACAGGTCACTTCCATTTGGAAATGAAGAACAGCGAATCCATAACAGACGAATGGATTGCCAAAAGAATTCGTCGCGCAGGAGATGAGCGCTTATTCTTTATAGGAGAGGCACTTCGCCGTGGTGTGAGCATCGAGCAAATACATGAATGGTCTCAAATAGATCTGTTTTTCTTAAACAAATTACAGAACATCGTGCAATATGAAAAGGTAATACAAGAGAATCCGTTTAATCAAGAAATTCTTTATAAAGCAAAAAGAATGGGCTTTGCTGATAAAACAATAGCAAAGTACTGGAACGTGAAAGAAATAGAAGTATATAACTTTAAAAAGGAACATGGAATTACACCAGTTTACAAAATGGTAGATACTTGTGCAGGAGAGTTTGAATCAGAAACTCCTTATTTCTACGGGACATATGAAGAGGAAAACGAATCCATTCGAACGGATAAAGAAAGTGTCATCGTACTTGGTTCTGGTCCAATTAGAATCGGGCAAGGAGTTGAATTTGATTATGCAACAGTTCACTCTGTATGGGCCATCAAAGAAGCAGGCTATGAAGCGATTATTATTAATAATAATCCAGAAACAGTTTCTACCGATTTCTCCATCTCAGATAAATTGTACTTTGAGCCATTAACGGTAGAAGACGTCATGCACATCGTGGACCTTGAAAAGCCAAAAGGAGTAGTTGTACAGTTTGGCGGTCAAACAGCGATCAACCTAGCGGAAGCGTTAGAAGAACGAGGCGTAAAAATATTAGGCACTACTCTAGAAGATATCGATCGAGCAGAAAATCGCAATAAATTTGAGGCTGCTCTTCACGAAATAGGAATTCCTCAGCCGCTAGGTAAGACAGCAGTATCTGTAGAAGAAGCTATTGAAATAGCTAATGAAATTAGTTATCCGGTATTAGTTAGACCTTCTTATGTTTTAGGTGGTCGAGCAATGCAAATCGTTTACAATGAAGATGAAATTAAACACTATATGGAAAACGCGGTTGAAGCTAGCCCCGAAAAGCCCGTTTTAATTGACCGTTACTTAACTGGTACAGAGGTAGAAGTCGATGCAATCTGTGATGGAGAGAATGTTCTAATACCAGGTATCATGGAGCATATTGAGCGAGCAGGAGTGCACTCAGGTGATTCAATCGCTGTATATCCACCACAAAAGCTATCACAAAAACATATAGACACATTGGTAGATTATACAACGAGACTGGCAAGAGGCTTAAAAATAGTAGGTCTGATGAATATTCAATATGTAATTTCCAAAGACGAGGTTTATGTAATTGAAGTAAACCCACGCTCAAGCCGTACGGTACCTTTCTTAAGTAAAATTACATCGATTCCAATGGCAAATATTGCAACAAAGGCAATTTTAGGAAAATCCATTGTAGAGCAAGGCTTTAAAACAGGGCTTGCACCAAATAGTCCAGGAGTATATGTAAAGGTCCCTGTATTCAGCTTTGCTAAGCTGCGCCGTGTAGATATTACCCTAGGGCCAGAGATGAAATCGACTGGAGAGGTTATGGGTAAAGACATAACATTAGAAAAAGCCCTCTATAAAGGCCTAGTAGCTGCAGGAATGGAAATTAAGGATCATGGCTCAGTGCTAATGACGATTTCTGATAAAGACAAAGAAGAAGCAACAGATATCGCTAAGCGTTTCCACGCAATTGGCTTCCGTATAATTGCAACTGAGGGTACAGCTAAAGCAATTCAAGAGGCAGGTATTCCAGTAGATATTGTTGACAAAATTGGTTCTAAGGGAACTACTTTACTTGATGTTATTCAAAAAGGGGAAGCGCAATTTGTTATTAATACTTTAACAAAAGGCATGCAGCCCGAGCGTGACGGCTTCCGAATTCGTAGAGAGTCTGTTGAAAATGGAATTCCTTGCTTAACTTCTCTAGATACAGCAGAGGCAATGGTTCGAGTAATTGAATCGATGAGCTTCTCTACGGATACGATGAAGTTACAGGAGGTCCGTGCATGA